In a genomic window of Pokkaliibacter sp. MBI-7:
- a CDS encoding RidA family protein has translation MPIERFRLAGQGAGGQDLPFAKAVKAGGFLYVSGQTAMVNGELIDGGIVAQTRQVFENIRAILTDAGYGFEDVVKVNVWLDDPRDFWSFNGVFREYFQDFPPARSTVSSPMVIDAKIEIDVVAYQDPAA, from the coding sequence ATGCCAATTGAGCGTTTCCGACTGGCGGGACAGGGTGCTGGCGGACAGGACTTACCCTTTGCCAAAGCCGTCAAGGCGGGCGGCTTTCTCTATGTTTCCGGGCAGACTGCGATGGTCAATGGCGAGCTGATCGATGGGGGTATCGTCGCGCAGACACGGCAGGTGTTTGAAAACATCCGCGCGATCCTGACCGACGCCGGATATGGTTTTGAAGATGTGGTGAAGGTTAACGTCTGGCTGGATGACCCCAGAGACTTCTGGAGCTTCAACGGTGTTTTCCGTGAATATTTTCAGGACTTCCCCCCTGCTCGCTCGACGGTCTCCTCACCCATGGTGATCGATGCCAAGATCGAGATCGACGTGGTGGCGTACCAGGATCCGGCAGCCTGA